Proteins encoded within one genomic window of Humulus lupulus chromosome 1, drHumLupu1.1, whole genome shotgun sequence:
- the LOC133828213 gene encoding protein FAR-RED IMPAIRED RESPONSE 1-like: MEFQPLHNHDKVALDELRFLRSNRSVSKTLVAQVRSMNQVGIRTSHIISHLAMQSGGYERMPCQLRDVYNKVAHVKRKEKRCTDSDGALGYLDCLSKRDPNFFIQYQCDVDKRLGNLFWADEYSRRDFVAFGEVIGFDTTYMTNKYNKPLTIILGVNHHFKTCIFGMALLNSKDEQTYFWLLEKFIECHNHVTPKVVVTDGDGAIKNVVLKYFPNATHRLCAWHLCTNALKISKDPRFLQGFQDVMYNYYTIEEFMQKWGELIHNFDLHSSQWCTNTYHSRRSWAETYLRGKFVTGMRTNQRCESMNSSIKKFLHASYSLCEFVTSIDVAMTKLRHVEREDDYNSRHSSPPIPGPKNSLKTCQIIH; encoded by the coding sequence ATGGAATTCCAACCTCTACACAACCATGACAAGGTAGCATTAGATGAGTTGCGATTTCTGAGATCAAACCGTTCCGTGTCAAAAACCCTAGTTGCTCAAGTGAGGTCAATGAACCAAGTTgggataagaacttcacacatcaTCTCCCACTTGGCAATGCAGTCTGGTGGATATGAAAGGATGCCTTGCCAGCTACGAGACGTTTACAACAAGGTTGCCCATgtcaaaagaaaagagaaaagatgTACAGATTCAGATGGTGCTTTGGGATATTTGGATTGTCTGTCAAAGAGGGATCCAAATTTCTTCATTCAATATCAATGTGATGTGGACAAAAGATTGGGGAACCTATTCTGGGCGGACGAATATTCTCGACGGGATTTCGTCGCATTCGGTGAGGTTATTGGATTTGACACAACATATATgacaaacaaatataataaaccCCTGACAATTATTTTGGGCGTCAATCATCATTTCAAGACCTGCATATTTGGAATGGCACTACTTAACTCCAAGGATGAGCAAACTTACTTTTGGTTGCTTGAAAAATTTATTGAATGCCACAATCATGTAACACCAAAGGTTGTGGTGACAGATGGAGATGGAGCTATCAAAAATGTTGTCTTGAAGTACTTCCCAAATGCAACTCATCGGTTGTGTGCGTGGCACCTGTGTACCAACGCTTTAAAAATTTCAAAAGACCCCCGATTCTTACAAGGATTTCAAGATGTCATGTACAACTATTACACAATAGAGGAATTCATGCAAAAATGGGGGGAATTAATACACAATTTTGACCTCCATTCTAGCCAATGGTGCACCAACACTTATCACAGTCGTCGTTCATGGGCAGAGACATACCTAAGAGGGAAATTTGTCACCGGAATGCGGACCAACCAAAGATGTGAGTCCATGAattcaagtattaaaaaattcCTACATGCAAGTTATAGTCTCTGTGAATTCGTTACCTCGATTGACGTTGCTATGACAAAGTTGAGGCACGTCGAGAGAGAAGATGATTACAATAGTCGACACAGTAGTCCTCCAATACCAGGTCCCAAAAATTCTCTTAAGACGTGCCAAATTATACACTAG
- the LOC133825525 gene encoding uncharacterized protein LOC133825525, with translation MPPPPPRPPVPTREQEAPPGTLPAPTPTVRIPVNTQALEKIPKAFRGTVYETASYTVDHYYNATPRDLWEIETRSPENVMESSLGMTHTAALALHHSIARSRARFDEIRGEFQTAQAALASAKQQEQNAKAALTAAKESEKAVQVAMPAAKAELEVARAKQMETEAAQVTLAAAKAELEEAKAKQLEAEAATVAERASSSSSMEAMLYHCWAFNQDGDFSFLAPEVWEPFLEKFKARLQQEPPSKLGRLPLLASRRLKG, from the exons atgcccccacctcccccgcgacctccggtCCCTACTCGGGAACAGGAGGCACCACCTGGAACTCTGCCAGCTCCCACTCCCACCGTGCGCATCCCGGTTAACactcaggccttggagaaaatccccaaggccttccgagggacggtttacgagaccgcgagctatacggtggatcattactacaacgccaccccgagggacttatgggagatcgagacgaggagccccgagaatgttatggagtcttcactggggatgacccacACA gcggctttggctctacaccatagcatagctcggtccagggccaggtttgacgagatcagaggtgagttccagactgctcaggccgctctCGCGTCTGCAAAACAGCAAGAGCaaaatgccaaggctgccctgacggCTGCCAAAGAAAGTGAAAAGGCCGTGCAGGTCGCCATGCCTGCTGCGAAGGCCGAACTGGAGGTGGCCAGGGCTAAGCAAATGGAGACCGAGGCTGCACAGGTCACCTTGGCTGCTGCGaaggccgagctcgaggaggccaaggctaagcagttggaggccgaggctgccaccgtggcagagagggcgtcttctagctcctccatggaggccatgctctatcactgctgggccttcaaccaggatggcgacttctccttcctggcgcctgaggtgtgggagccattcctcgagaagttcaaggcccgccttcaacaggagccgccttctaagctggggagacttccgctgctgGCGAGCAGGAGGCTGAAGGGGTGA